In the Acropora muricata isolate sample 2 chromosome 10, ASM3666990v1, whole genome shotgun sequence genome, one interval contains:
- the LOC136930473 gene encoding uncharacterized protein, translating to MLHILLNYGISEEIVNAIAIIYDNPSSFVQTLDGPTNEFFTTTRILQGDTLAPYLFGIVAGCLLRQSIDTLKSKGIDITPSKTSREKDKYLTDLDYADDIALTAMLLQEAQDLLSSLEDASDKVGLFLNAKKTEGY from the coding sequence ATGTTGCATATTCTCCTTAATTATGGGATCTCAGAGGAAATCGTTAATGCAATTGCTATTATCTATGATAATCCCTCTAGCTTTGTACAAACCTTGGATGGTCCAACCAATGAGTTTTTCACCACTACTAGAATCCTGCAAGGTGACACATTGGCCCCTTACCTTTTTGGGATCGTTGCTGGCTGTCTCCTTAGACAGTCGATAGACACTTTAAAGTCCAAAGGGATTGACATCACGCCCAGCAAGACAAGCAGAGAGAAGGATAAGTATCTGACAGACCTAGATTATGCAGATGATATAGCTCTAACAGCTATGCTATTACAAGAGGCACAAGATCTTCTGTCATCTTTAGAAGATGCCTCAGACAAAGTTGGTCTCTTTCTAAATGCTAAGAAGACAgagggatattaa
- the LOC136930474 gene encoding histamine H2 receptor-like — translation MAAVSDALQISTPFKGLQTTVLCFVFLANLIGNICVCLAVIRVSSLRRRPMALILASLALSDIASSSFTLFRLVWLYDMKAACMSYQYFFTILATLLYVSSIHICLLSCDRFVAIVHSLRYPYVVTKERVRRALVFAWSVPLVATVPVPWIYYDGRVPYIAALLGCEKLSIEPSQAYKIHVACNFAFFVVIPFVVMIFVYSYVGKVARSQNNRIWAGEHLTPELAERERKRKREMKWIRTIIIVIGTFAVCYFPTFISALPASSLGPNHVPMALQSILAMLVTINGALNPVIYVLKSNEFKMAFSNFWRRARHMVISHIPCSTGNSRVEPH, via the exons ATGGCAGCAGTTTCTGATGCTTTGCAAATATCTACTCCGTTTAAGGGTTTACAAACTACAGTACTGTGTTTTGTATTCCTAGCTAACCTAATTGGTAACATATGCGTTTGCTTGGCAGTCATTCGTGTGAGTTCTCTCAGACGAAGACCAATGGCTTTGATTCTCGCCAGCCTAGCATTATCTGACATTGCTTCGTCATCGTTCACTCTTTTCCGTTTAGTTTGGTTGTATGACATGAAGGCAGCGTGTATGAGCTATCAGTATTTCTTCACAATACTAGCAACACTTCTGTATGTAAGCAGCATTCATATTTGTCTTCTTAGTTGTGATCGATTCGTGGCCATCGTTCATTCCCTGAGATACCCATATGTTGTAACCAAAGAGAGGGTCAGACGAGCCTTGGTCTTTGCATGGAGTGTTCCTCTTGTCGCTACAGTACCTGTGCCTTGGATCTACTACGATGGAAGAGTGCCCTACATTGCAGCCTTGCTTGGCTGCGAGAAGTTAAGCATTGAACCCAGCCAAGCTTATAAGATTCATGTTGCTTGCAATTTCGCTTTCTTTGTCGTAATTCCGTTTGTGGTGATGATATTTGTCTACAGCTACGTCGGTAAAGTTGCAAGGTCTCAAAATAACCGCATTTGGGCCGGTGAACATCTAACGCCAGAGCTGGCTGAAAgggaaaggaagagaaaaagagagatgaaaTGGATAAGGACCATAA TTATAGTGATTGGCACATTCGCAGTCTGTTATTTCCCGACATTTATATCTGCTTTACCTGCATCTTCACTTGGTCCCAATCATGTTCCAATGGCGTTGCAGTCCATCCTTGCCATGTTGGTTACAATCAACGGCGCACTCAATCCAGTCATATATGTGCTCAAGTCAAACGAATTCAAAATGGCCTTCAGCAATTTTTGGAGAAGAGCTCGCCACATGGTCATCAGCCATATCCCATGTAGCACTGGCAATTCACGCGTGGAACCTCACTAA